One region of Pyramidobacter sp. YE332 genomic DNA includes:
- a CDS encoding LacI family DNA-binding transcriptional regulator, translated as MARVTMADVALEAGVNKGTVSRALRGDRRISAETRGRVWKAAKKLGYELDAVASGLSSKRTGVIGVVLERMDAPWTGEFLSAVSGVLSRCKMELLLFEGGSASLAANVLRRVEGRKADGLIWFGAQARELGALEIPVVCIGPSACAGQFSVALERESVSARVRALAGRRPVRYRGGPAAVMEFLAELETEMGDGEPFVIWDGAKNSPDGERPDLLCGDERLARLLRANCLRVPVRELGVLAARVLTNAIRGSGVRPAVTLVKTTLVSTAGELILG; from the coding sequence ATGGCTCGGGTCACGATGGCCGACGTGGCGCTCGAGGCGGGCGTCAACAAAGGCACCGTCAGCCGCGCGCTGAGGGGCGACCGGCGCATTTCCGCGGAGACGCGCGGTCGCGTCTGGAAAGCGGCAAAAAAACTGGGCTACGAACTGGACGCGGTGGCCAGCGGACTTTCCAGCAAACGCACCGGCGTCATCGGCGTGGTGCTGGAACGTATGGACGCGCCGTGGACGGGCGAGTTCCTGAGCGCGGTATCCGGCGTGCTGTCGCGCTGCAAGATGGAGCTGCTCCTTTTTGAGGGCGGCAGCGCCTCGCTGGCCGCCAACGTGCTGCGTCGCGTCGAAGGGCGCAAGGCCGACGGATTAATCTGGTTCGGCGCGCAGGCGCGGGAGCTCGGCGCGTTGGAAATCCCCGTGGTCTGCATCGGACCGTCGGCGTGCGCAGGCCAATTCAGCGTGGCGCTGGAGCGCGAGAGCGTCTCGGCGCGGGTCCGCGCGCTGGCGGGGCGTCGTCCCGTGCGCTATCGCGGCGGCCCGGCGGCCGTGATGGAGTTCCTGGCGGAACTGGAAACGGAAATGGGCGACGGCGAACCGTTCGTGATCTGGGACGGGGCGAAGAATTCGCCCGACGGCGAACGCCCCGACCTGCTCTGCGGCGACGAACGGCTGGCGCGTCTGCTGCGCGCCAACTGCCTGCGCGTGCCGGTCAGAGAACTGGGCGTGCTGGCGGCGCGCGTGCTGACCAACGCGATCCGCGGCAGCGGCGTGCGTCCGGCGGTGACGCTGGTCAAAACGACGCTCGTTTCCACGGCTGGCGAGCTGATTCTCGGATAA
- a CDS encoding nucleoside kinase, which produces MFNVFFPDGKSVPCDAPTSGEELLRRLGGSQSGVPVVAWHVNHYLRPLNWIVDKNARISWVDLASAEGVSVFQSSLSFVLTIAARRVLGRGLRVTHSISEGTFWELMPRPGERLNGEDEEIPADKVSAIAAEMERIIAADLPIRAEMTPIDEARRFFEEHERPDKAKLLAHMWSDLPVEMACCDGERDHFYSPMVPSTGYLRPYKLSKLTPGVVLRFPVALSRGGLPEYRPSHKLSTVFLDYADWMRKLHVVNLVEICEAVARDGGKELILMSEALHAQKVAEVTQDFLSVPERRVITIAGPSGSGKTTTSHKLRIQLEVAGRRPVAISLDDYFVDRDKCPLDEDGKRDFEAVEAVDTELLNEHIHALLTGKTVRLPRFDFYEGRRMAGAELKLEKDDVLILEGLHGLNDKVLAAIPPQARYGVFLSPLTSLCLDQHSRTSTTDLRLLRRLIRDNRTRGNSPEATLNRWPSVVRGAARYIFPYQKNADVMFNSSLIYELPVMKPYAENLLRSVGEESPQRGEAMRLLRMLRFVPAMDPRLVPSNSLLREFIGGSIIEI; this is translated from the coding sequence ATGTTTAACGTGTTTTTCCCCGACGGAAAGAGCGTGCCGTGCGACGCGCCGACAAGCGGCGAGGAACTGTTGCGCCGCTTGGGCGGCTCGCAAAGCGGCGTGCCGGTGGTGGCGTGGCACGTCAATCATTATCTGCGTCCGCTGAACTGGATCGTGGACAAGAACGCCCGGATCAGCTGGGTCGACTTGGCCTCGGCGGAGGGCGTGAGCGTCTTTCAGAGCTCGCTGAGCTTCGTGCTGACCATTGCCGCCCGTCGCGTGCTGGGGCGCGGGCTGCGCGTCACCCATTCCATTTCCGAAGGCACGTTCTGGGAGCTTATGCCCCGTCCGGGGGAACGGCTTAACGGCGAAGACGAGGAAATCCCCGCGGACAAGGTCAGCGCCATCGCCGCGGAGATGGAACGGATCATCGCCGCCGATTTGCCCATCCGCGCCGAGATGACGCCGATCGACGAAGCGCGGCGTTTTTTCGAAGAACACGAGCGCCCCGACAAGGCGAAACTGCTGGCTCATATGTGGTCCGATCTGCCCGTGGAGATGGCCTGCTGCGACGGCGAGCGCGACCACTTCTATTCGCCGATGGTTCCTTCCACCGGCTATCTTCGTCCTTACAAGCTTTCGAAACTGACGCCGGGCGTCGTGCTGCGCTTCCCGGTCGCGCTGAGCCGCGGCGGGCTGCCCGAATACCGGCCTTCGCACAAGCTTTCGACGGTATTTCTCGACTACGCCGACTGGATGCGCAAGCTCCACGTCGTCAATCTCGTGGAGATCTGCGAAGCGGTGGCGCGCGACGGCGGCAAGGAACTGATCCTCATGTCCGAAGCGCTTCACGCCCAGAAGGTCGCCGAGGTGACGCAGGATTTTTTGAGCGTCCCCGAGCGCCGCGTCATCACCATCGCCGGCCCGTCGGGCTCCGGCAAGACGACCACGTCGCACAAGCTGCGCATCCAGCTGGAAGTGGCCGGCCGGCGCCCCGTGGCGATCTCGCTGGACGACTACTTCGTGGACCGCGACAAGTGCCCGCTCGACGAGGACGGCAAGCGCGACTTCGAGGCGGTCGAGGCGGTGGACACCGAGCTGTTGAACGAGCACATCCATGCGCTGCTGACGGGAAAAACGGTACGGCTGCCGCGCTTCGACTTTTACGAGGGGCGTCGCATGGCCGGAGCCGAACTGAAACTGGAAAAGGACGACGTGCTGATCCTCGAGGGACTCCACGGGCTCAACGACAAAGTGCTGGCGGCGATCCCTCCGCAGGCGCGCTATGGCGTGTTCCTCTCGCCGCTGACCAGCCTCTGCCTCGACCAGCATTCCCGCACCAGTACGACCGACCTGCGCCTGCTGCGGCGCTTGATCCGCGACAACCGCACCCGCGGCAACTCGCCCGAGGCGACGCTGAACCGCTGGCCCTCGGTGGTACGCGGCGCGGCAAGATATATCTTCCCCTATCAGAAGAACGCCGACGTGATGTTCAACTCGTCGCTGATCTACGAGCTGCCGGTGATGAAACCTTATGCCGAAAACTTGCTGCGCTCCGTCGGCGAGGAATCGCCCCAGCGCGGCGAGGCGATGCGGCTGCTGCGCATGCTGCGCTTCGTGCCGGCCATGGATCCCCGTCTGGTGCCCAGCAATTCGCTGCTGCGCGAGTTCATCGGCGGCAGCATCATCGAGATCTGA
- a CDS encoding acetate kinase, with product MKILVINCGSSSLKYQVFDMDNESVLAKGLVERIGIDGSRLKHTKIGMDAVVTETAIPDHKVAVDLVLKSLLDAKVGVLKSLDELGAVGHRVVHGGEEFAGSVKITPAVMDALKRCAPLAPLHNPANIIGIEAITAALPSVPQVGVFDTAFHQTMPDYAFRYAVPERYYKEDHVRRYGFHGTSHRFVSSRCAEILGRPIEDLKIITCHLGNGSSLAAVDYGKVVDTSMGFTPLPGVVMGTRCGDLDPSVVTFIAQKEGAEKTDKILNKESGLLGVSGVSADLRDVEEGMNKGDAKCALAYKMLTYSVKKYIGAYAAAMGGVDAIVFTAGIGENSATTRQMVTEGLEFLGVKMDYSKNDFRGEERVISAPDSKVKVIVIPTNEELVIARDTKKMAF from the coding sequence ATGAAGATTCTCGTTATCAACTGCGGCAGCTCCTCTCTGAAGTATCAGGTCTTCGACATGGACAACGAGTCCGTGCTTGCCAAAGGTCTGGTCGAGCGCATCGGCATCGACGGTTCCCGCCTCAAGCACACCAAGATCGGCATGGACGCGGTGGTCACCGAGACCGCGATTCCCGATCACAAGGTCGCCGTCGATCTCGTCCTCAAGTCGCTGCTCGACGCCAAAGTCGGCGTGCTCAAGAGCCTTGACGAGCTGGGGGCCGTCGGGCACCGCGTCGTCCACGGCGGCGAGGAGTTCGCCGGCTCCGTAAAAATCACGCCTGCTGTGATGGACGCTCTGAAACGTTGTGCCCCCCTTGCGCCTCTTCACAATCCCGCCAACATCATCGGCATCGAGGCGATCACGGCAGCGCTGCCTTCGGTCCCTCAGGTCGGCGTTTTCGACACGGCGTTCCATCAGACCATGCCCGACTACGCTTTCCGCTATGCCGTGCCTGAGAGATATTACAAGGAAGACCACGTGCGCCGTTACGGTTTCCACGGCACCAGCCACCGCTTCGTATCGTCCCGCTGCGCCGAAATTCTCGGCCGTCCCATCGAAGATCTGAAGATCATCACCTGCCATCTCGGCAACGGCAGTTCGCTGGCGGCCGTCGACTACGGCAAGGTCGTCGACACCTCCATGGGCTTCACGCCGCTTCCCGGCGTCGTCATGGGCACTCGCTGCGGCGACCTGGATCCGAGCGTTGTCACCTTTATCGCCCAGAAGGAAGGCGCCGAGAAAACCGACAAGATCCTCAACAAGGAGAGCGGTCTGCTCGGCGTCTCCGGCGTTTCCGCCGACCTTCGCGACGTCGAAGAAGGCATGAACAAGGGCGACGCTAAGTGCGCGCTGGCTTATAAAATGCTGACCTACAGCGTCAAAAAGTACATCGGCGCTTACGCGGCGGCCATGGGCGGCGTCGACGCCATCGTCTTCACGGCCGGTATCGGCGAGAACAGCGCCACGACTCGCCAGATGGTCACCGAAGGACTTGAATTCCTGGGCGTGAAGATGGATTATTCCAAGAATGATTTCCGCGGCGAGGAACGCGTCATCAGCGCTCCCGATTCCAAGGTCAAAGTCATCGTCATTCCCACCAACGAAGAGCTGGTCATCGCCCGCGACACCAAGAAGATGGCTTTCTGA
- a CDS encoding AEC family transporter, with protein sequence MLGGFLLILPIMCCIMTGWGLKRVGILNDEGGSQMGRVVFYVAAPCLVFRITLSVSARGLGDVNFVLALYGGYLGMIFCAWLSERFRRGDARRKAASVMMAIRSNNMFMGMPAVVMLWGEGALEYYGRFMALSVAGFEIFSAVSGLIVLHGGLRKDSLRRVFRSLSRNPVVLSIVLGALWNVGVGLPLPRWLDLSLKILGDLGTGLALITLGMKLKPGELRRDLLQVWPDMIVRLIISPLILALGFRFFPSQPEMVKTCILVMAMPVAMNTFPMAEAMGMDGDYTARAVMVSTMLSVLTLPLVIRFLL encoded by the coding sequence ATGCTTGGCGGTTTTCTGTTGATCCTGCCCATCATGTGCTGCATCATGACGGGGTGGGGGTTGAAGCGCGTGGGGATCTTGAACGACGAGGGCGGCTCGCAGATGGGGCGCGTTGTTTTTTATGTGGCCGCGCCCTGCCTGGTTTTCCGCATCACGCTGTCGGTCAGCGCCCGCGGTCTTGGCGACGTCAATTTCGTCCTTGCGCTGTACGGCGGCTACTTGGGCATGATCTTCTGCGCCTGGCTGAGCGAGCGTTTTCGGCGCGGCGACGCGCGGCGCAAAGCTGCCTCGGTGATGATGGCGATCCGCTCGAACAACATGTTTATGGGCATGCCGGCTGTGGTCATGCTCTGGGGCGAAGGCGCGCTCGAATATTACGGGCGCTTCATGGCGCTTTCCGTGGCGGGTTTTGAAATTTTTTCTGCCGTCAGCGGTCTGATCGTGCTTCACGGCGGGCTGAGAAAGGATTCCCTGCGGCGCGTTTTCCGCTCGCTGAGCCGTAATCCCGTGGTGCTCAGCATCGTGTTGGGAGCGCTTTGGAATGTGGGCGTCGGCCTGCCTCTGCCGCGCTGGCTCGACCTGTCGCTGAAGATTCTCGGCGACCTCGGCACCGGGCTGGCGCTGATAACGCTGGGCATGAAGCTCAAGCCCGGCGAGCTGCGGCGCGATCTGCTTCAGGTCTGGCCCGACATGATCGTACGTCTGATCATTTCGCCGCTGATCCTCGCGCTGGGTTTTAGATTTTTCCCGTCTCAGCCCGAGATGGTGAAAACCTGCATCCTCGTCATGGCCATGCCGGTGGCCATGAACACGTTTCCAATGGCCGAAGCCATGGGCATGGACGGCGATTATACGGCCCGCGCCGTCATGGTCAGCACGATGCTGTCGGTGCTGACGCTGCCGCTGGTGATCCGTTTCCTGTTATGA
- the coaD gene encoding pantetheine-phosphate adenylyltransferase has product MYRHKAVYPGSFDPITNGHVFIAERAAALFDEVEVSVLINPDKKGAFAIDERVDMAREALKHLSNVTVNSFSGLLVDFLRQRKSSIVIRGLRALSDFEYEFQMALMNRQLAPEIETLFIVTDAKYSFLSSHTIKDVFQLGGEVRNLVPPYVYRRLVERFHSGAKAGAGLVRS; this is encoded by the coding sequence ATGTACAGGCATAAGGCGGTCTATCCCGGTTCCTTCGATCCGATCACGAACGGCCACGTGTTCATCGCCGAACGCGCGGCGGCGCTGTTCGACGAGGTTGAGGTCTCCGTGTTGATCAATCCCGACAAAAAAGGAGCCTTCGCGATCGACGAACGGGTCGACATGGCTCGCGAGGCTCTCAAACACCTTTCCAACGTCACGGTGAATTCCTTCTCCGGGCTGCTGGTGGATTTTCTGCGCCAGCGCAAAAGCAGTATCGTCATCCGCGGTCTGCGGGCGCTGTCCGACTTCGAGTACGAGTTTCAGATGGCGCTGATGAACCGTCAGCTGGCGCCGGAGATCGAAACGCTGTTCATCGTCACCGACGCCAAATATTCGTTTCTTTCCAGCCATACCATCAAGGACGTGTTCCAGCTCGGCGGCGAAGTGCGCAACCTCGTGCCGCCCTATGTGTACCGCCGTCTGGTGGAGCGCTTTCACAGCGGCGCCAAAGCCGGCGCCGGTCTGGTGAGAAGCTAG
- a CDS encoding Mrp/NBP35 family ATP-binding protein, which translates to MSETCNGSCSSCSSAGNCNKIPGPTRQGVGRIIAVGSGKGGVGKSTVSTLLAVALNRAGYRVGVLDADVTGPSIPKLLGIDRPPYVENNKIQMPATANGIKVLSVNLLLKDDGAPVVWRGPLISGTIKQFWEDGAWGGLDFAVIDLPPGTADAPLTVMQSIQVDGILAVTMPQGLSTMIVQKQINLGKMMNVPLLGLVENMSYAVCPHCGERWDLFGSSHREEIEKLFSLKTLARIPVDQKLTELGDAGRLEEYENDELMQALTAAAVGVKGRV; encoded by the coding sequence ATGAGCGAGACGTGTAATGGTTCGTGCAGCAGCTGCTCGTCGGCCGGAAACTGCAATAAGATCCCCGGCCCGACGCGGCAGGGCGTCGGCCGCATCATCGCCGTCGGCAGCGGCAAGGGCGGCGTCGGCAAAAGCACCGTGTCGACGCTGCTGGCGGTGGCGCTGAACCGCGCCGGCTACCGCGTCGGCGTGCTCGACGCCGACGTCACCGGTCCTTCGATCCCGAAACTGCTGGGCATCGATCGGCCGCCGTACGTGGAGAACAACAAGATCCAAATGCCTGCCACGGCCAATGGCATCAAAGTGCTTTCCGTCAATCTGCTGCTCAAGGACGACGGCGCGCCCGTCGTCTGGCGCGGTCCGCTGATCAGCGGCACCATCAAGCAGTTCTGGGAAGACGGCGCTTGGGGCGGGCTCGACTTCGCCGTCATCGATCTGCCGCCGGGGACCGCCGACGCGCCGCTGACGGTCATGCAAAGCATCCAGGTCGACGGCATCCTGGCCGTGACCATGCCGCAGGGGCTGTCGACGATGATCGTGCAGAAGCAGATCAATCTCGGCAAGATGATGAACGTGCCGCTGCTCGGCCTGGTGGAGAACATGTCCTATGCCGTGTGCCCGCATTGCGGCGAGCGCTGGGACCTTTTCGGCTCGTCGCACCGCGAGGAGATCGAGAAGCTTTTCAGCCTCAAGACGTTGGCGCGCATTCCCGTCGATCAGAAGCTGACCGAGCTCGGCGACGCGGGACGTCTCGAGGAATACGAAAACGACGAGCTCATGCAGGCTCTGACCGCCGCAGCCGTCGGCGTGAAGGGCCGCGTGTGA
- a CDS encoding DUF177 domain-containing protein produces the protein MALTERPADWRFVVPLPEAKDSQLRLSQIWTLDLKEPLSCGAQEFSFTDPVKVTVETQRTPEGADVLIGISGEVAAECRRCCAPLTVAIRQEFMYSYVLQSEDVGKVQEEEELFYDSNRVVLPVTWLGGSVDVTDLVWECLVVALPLYATCPEGCIEIDSLLPAEDRRDPRFLALADFVDEEKQKGGK, from the coding sequence ATGGCACTGACCGAACGGCCGGCAGACTGGCGTTTCGTTGTGCCTTTGCCGGAAGCGAAAGATTCGCAGCTCAGGCTCTCCCAAATCTGGACGTTGGATCTGAAAGAGCCCCTGTCCTGCGGCGCTCAGGAATTCTCCTTCACCGATCCTGTCAAAGTCACCGTGGAAACGCAGCGGACCCCTGAGGGGGCCGACGTTTTGATCGGAATTAGTGGAGAAGTTGCTGCCGAATGCCGTAGATGTTGCGCGCCTTTGACGGTTGCAATTCGGCAGGAATTCATGTATTCTTACGTCTTGCAGTCGGAAGATGTTGGGAAAGTACAGGAAGAAGAGGAATTATTCTACGATTCCAACAGGGTCGTTCTGCCCGTTACGTGGCTCGGCGGCAGCGTTGACGTGACCGATCTCGTGTGGGAATGCCTTGTGGTGGCTTTGCCGCTTTACGCGACGTGCCCTGAGGGATGCATTGAGATCGATTCGCTTCTCCCCGCCGAGGATCGAAGAGATCCGCGTTTCCTGGCTCTGGCGGATTTTGTGGATGAAGAAAAGCAAAAAGGAGGGAAATGA
- a CDS encoding nucleotidyltransferase family protein, translating to MRKIIGIVAEYNPFHRGHRYQIEEIKKRNAGAAVISVLSSNFLQRGVPALQDKWERARAAVRCGVDLALELPLPFSCNNAGVFAGGAVALLKATGVVEAISFGMEDETDLLGAISAILVQEPPAFKAVLQDFLKKGSSYAQARAEAAERLCPGAGALLGKPNNTLALAYAEAALRQQAEFELLPVRRVGTGYHDRSEGEIMSATGIREALLDGRTERAYRAMPDESAAILRGNIAAGRCCLDWKPLWLALRLLLMRAAKAELARYADMSEGIENRFFDQYPRCESFEELAERVATRRYPRTRVRRQLMGLLLNVGEADNQLFQRRGPAYIRPLAMNDRGRELLRLMRKKSALPVITKPAGLRGDDYAQKIMTLEFRGAALWESLVPRPDWEREKKAVPLVLNG from the coding sequence ATGAGAAAAATCATCGGCATCGTCGCCGAATACAATCCCTTTCATCGGGGCCATCGGTACCAGATCGAGGAGATAAAAAAAAGAAACGCCGGCGCGGCCGTTATCTCCGTTTTGTCGTCGAACTTCCTGCAGCGGGGCGTGCCCGCGCTGCAGGATAAATGGGAACGCGCCCGCGCCGCGGTGCGTTGCGGCGTCGATCTGGCGCTCGAGCTGCCGCTGCCGTTTTCCTGCAACAACGCCGGCGTTTTCGCCGGCGGCGCCGTGGCGCTACTGAAAGCGACGGGCGTCGTCGAGGCCATTTCCTTCGGCATGGAAGACGAAACGGACCTGCTCGGCGCAATCTCTGCTATTTTAGTCCAGGAACCTCCGGCTTTCAAGGCTGTTTTACAGGATTTCTTAAAAAAAGGTTCTTCTTACGCCCAGGCGAGAGCCGAGGCGGCCGAACGGCTTTGTCCCGGCGCCGGCGCGCTGCTGGGCAAGCCCAACAACACGCTGGCCCTCGCTTACGCGGAGGCGGCGCTGCGCCAGCAGGCCGAATTCGAACTGCTGCCGGTGCGGCGCGTCGGAACCGGATACCATGACCGCAGCGAAGGCGAGATCATGAGCGCTACGGGGATCCGCGAAGCGCTTCTGGACGGGCGGACGGAGCGCGCGTACCGCGCCATGCCGGACGAAAGCGCGGCGATTCTTCGGGGAAATATCGCCGCCGGACGCTGCTGCCTCGATTGGAAGCCGCTTTGGCTGGCGCTGCGGCTGCTGCTCATGCGCGCCGCGAAAGCGGAGCTGGCGCGATACGCCGACATGAGCGAGGGCATCGAAAACCGTTTTTTCGACCAGTATCCGCGCTGCGAAAGTTTCGAAGAACTGGCCGAACGGGTCGCCACGCGCCGCTATCCGCGCACGCGCGTCCGCCGTCAGCTCATGGGGCTGCTGCTGAACGTCGGCGAAGCGGACAACCAGCTCTTTCAGCGCCGCGGCCCCGCCTACATCCGTCCGCTGGCGATGAACGACCGCGGCCGCGAGCTGCTGCGCCTGATGCGCAAAAAGAGTGCGCTGCCGGTGATCACGAAACCCGCGGGATTGCGCGGCGACGACTACGCCCAAAAGATCATGACGCTGGAATTCCGCGGCGCGGCGCTGTGGGAAAGTCTTGTGCCCCGCCCCGACTGGGAGCGCGAGAAAAAAGCCGTGCCGCTGGTCCTGAACGGCTAG
- the trmB gene encoding tRNA (guanosine(46)-N7)-methyltransferase TrmB, whose translation MNRGDVVLRPTPECRLPAEREGAPRLIEIGFGNGDFLVDLAQKRPEALVYGVEVSHMCLEKALSRVARLKLGNVRLLCGDARFLVRECFADNSVERIYMSFPCPWPKERHARRRVTSEGFSALLASVLKIGGVFEMATDEAWYADEVERILGSHAALKLAERRLNFRRGITTKYERKWLDMGKDIHHLYIEKTAPWSVPRMVEGSVEDMHVRIAPAVPVDLELLDRTVTGRTGSAQGRHGEDSHWAFRGGFCAADGTLLEETICTDSGYEQKFYVKIVSKPECTLVKLDGVFVPFLTPAVRFAVEDAARRIREQ comes from the coding sequence TTGAATCGTGGAGACGTGGTCCTCAGACCGACGCCGGAATGCCGCCTGCCGGCCGAGCGCGAGGGCGCGCCGCGGCTGATCGAGATCGGTTTCGGCAACGGCGATTTTCTCGTCGACCTCGCGCAGAAACGCCCGGAAGCGCTGGTTTACGGCGTGGAAGTTTCCCACATGTGCCTCGAAAAAGCGCTGTCGCGCGTCGCGCGCCTGAAGCTGGGGAACGTGCGCCTGCTGTGCGGCGACGCGCGCTTCCTCGTGCGCGAGTGTTTCGCCGATAACTCGGTGGAGCGCATCTACATGAGTTTTCCCTGCCCCTGGCCGAAGGAGCGCCATGCGCGCCGCCGCGTCACCTCGGAAGGTTTTTCCGCTCTGTTGGCCTCGGTGCTGAAGATCGGCGGCGTCTTTGAGATGGCCACCGACGAAGCCTGGTACGCCGACGAGGTCGAACGGATCCTCGGCTCGCACGCGGCGCTGAAGCTGGCTGAGCGCCGCCTCAATTTCCGGCGCGGCATCACCACCAAGTACGAGCGCAAATGGCTGGACATGGGCAAGGACATTCATCATCTTTACATCGAGAAAACGGCGCCCTGGAGCGTGCCGCGAATGGTGGAAGGGAGCGTGGAGGACATGCACGTAAGAATCGCGCCGGCGGTGCCGGTCGATCTTGAACTTCTCGACCGGACGGTGACCGGCCGGACGGGCAGCGCGCAGGGGCGCCATGGCGAGGATTCGCACTGGGCTTTCCGCGGCGGTTTTTGCGCCGCCGACGGCACGCTGCTGGAGGAGACGATCTGCACCGACTCCGGCTACGAGCAGAAGTTCTACGTCAAAATCGTCAGTAAGCCGGAGTGTACGCTGGTCAAGCTGGACGGCGTCTTCGTCCCGTTTCTGACGCCGGCGGTGCGCTTCGCCGTCGAGGATGCGGCGCGGAGGATCCGGGAACAGTGA
- a CDS encoding RsmD family RNA methyltransferase — protein sequence MKEVRPTAGKTLGALFSILGPLSGMSFLDLFSGTGRVAKEARARGASIVTVELLRDRAAEIRRALGAENHTALCMDVRRALNWLEKRGLSFDVIFADPPYEMKWMSELPRLLGAHAGLLKPGGTVILERAGREPLDLDDSPWELADERRYGVSVLDFLKLKEVSDVQA from the coding sequence GTGAAAGAGGTCAGGCCGACCGCCGGCAAGACGCTGGGGGCGCTGTTCAGTATCCTCGGGCCGCTGTCGGGCATGAGCTTTCTCGATCTGTTCTCCGGCACCGGGCGGGTGGCGAAGGAGGCGCGCGCCCGCGGCGCGTCGATCGTCACGGTGGAGCTGCTGCGCGACCGGGCGGCGGAGATCCGCCGCGCGCTGGGTGCGGAAAATCATACCGCCCTCTGCATGGACGTGCGCAGGGCGCTGAATTGGCTGGAAAAGCGCGGGCTGAGCTTCGACGTGATCTTCGCCGATCCGCCCTATGAGATGAAGTGGATGAGCGAGCTGCCGCGGCTCCTCGGCGCTCATGCCGGACTGTTGAAGCCCGGCGGCACGGTGATCCTCGAGCGCGCCGGGCGCGAGCCGCTCGACCTGGATGATTCGCCCTGGGAGCTGGCGGACGAGCGGCGCTACGGCGTTTCGGTGCTCGATTTCCTCAAACTGAAGGAGGTCTCCGATGTACAGGCATAA
- a CDS encoding phosphomannomutase/phosphoglucomutase — protein sequence MIPVPSRIFREYDIRGEAESELTDENVRAVARAYGTYLKRAGILKATVGGDVRLSTERIRAAAIEGLRSCGVDVVDLGTVTTPMLYWSFFRFGVDGGVMITGSHNPKDMNGLKLGFKKATLFGEEIQKIRRMAQTGDFDLAAAPGALEKADIADGYVAMLTEKVRLPRPMKIVIDPANGTAALFAGRFFKALGCDVTALYDTPDGTFPNHHPDPQKKENMRDLARTVVEVGAEAGFGFDGDADRIGVVDNEGGIVGGDILMALFWREILPKHPGATAIIEVKCSKALEEEVRRLGGKPYYYKAGHSLIKAEMKRIGAPFAGEYSGHMFFADEYYGYDDSFYAAARLLRLVAAGRETLAQMRASIPAYCHTEEMRIDCPDERKFEEMKQITAQALKDHDAITVDGVRILYDGGWGLIRASNTQPVLAVRCEGTTPEKRDQIAADIRARILRAGLPDFQWKM from the coding sequence ATGATCCCGGTTCCTTCCCGCATTTTTCGCGAGTACGACATCCGCGGCGAAGCCGAGAGCGAACTGACCGACGAAAACGTGCGGGCGGTCGCGCGCGCCTACGGCACGTATTTGAAACGCGCCGGTATCCTCAAAGCCACCGTAGGCGGCGACGTACGCCTGTCCACCGAGCGGATCCGCGCCGCCGCCATCGAAGGCCTGCGCTCCTGCGGCGTCGACGTCGTCGACCTCGGCACGGTGACCACGCCCATGCTCTACTGGAGCTTCTTCCGCTTCGGCGTCGACGGCGGCGTCATGATCACCGGCAGTCACAATCCGAAGGACATGAACGGCCTCAAGCTGGGGTTCAAAAAAGCCACGCTGTTCGGCGAAGAAATCCAGAAGATCCGCCGCATGGCGCAGACGGGCGACTTCGACCTCGCCGCCGCGCCGGGAGCGCTGGAAAAAGCCGACATCGCCGACGGATACGTCGCCATGCTGACGGAAAAAGTGCGTCTGCCGCGGCCGATGAAGATCGTCATCGACCCCGCCAACGGCACGGCGGCGCTGTTCGCCGGCAGATTCTTCAAAGCCCTCGGCTGCGACGTCACCGCCCTGTACGACACGCCCGACGGCACCTTTCCCAACCACCATCCCGATCCTCAGAAGAAGGAGAACATGCGGGACTTGGCGCGCACAGTCGTGGAGGTCGGCGCCGAGGCCGGCTTCGGCTTCGACGGCGACGCCGACCGTATCGGCGTCGTCGACAACGAAGGCGGGATCGTCGGCGGCGACATTCTCATGGCCCTGTTCTGGCGCGAGATCCTGCCCAAACATCCCGGCGCCACCGCCATCATCGAAGTGAAATGCTCCAAAGCGCTCGAAGAAGAAGTGCGCCGCCTCGGCGGCAAACCCTATTATTACAAAGCCGGCCATTCGCTGATCAAGGCCGAGATGAAGCGCATCGGCGCGCCCTTCGCCGGCGAATATTCGGGACACATGTTCTTCGCCGATGAATATTACGGCTACGACGATTCCTTCTACGCCGCCGCCCGGCTGCTGCGCCTCGTCGCCGCCGGCCGCGAGACGCTGGCGCAGATGCGCGCCTCGATCCCCGCCTACTGCCACACCGAGGAGATGCGCATCGACTGCCCCGACGAGCGCAAGTTCGAGGAGATGAAGCAGATCACCGCGCAGGCGCTCAAAGACCACGACGCCATCACCGTCGACGGCGTGCGCATCCTCTACGACGGCGGCTGGGGGCTGATCCGCGCCTCCAACACCCAGCCCGTGCTGGCCGTCAGGTGCGAAGGCACGACGCCCGAGAAGCGCGACCAGATCGCCGCCGACATCCGCGCCCGCATCCTTCGCGCCGGACTGCCCGACTTCCAATGGAAAATGTAA